From Piliocolobus tephrosceles isolate RC106 chromosome Y, ASM277652v3, whole genome shotgun sequence, a single genomic window includes:
- the FAM9C gene encoding protein FAM9C, whose product MAAKDQLEAQVMVAQEMELTVCLFYFNAGKAPVSYEREERKPVTETKEGDVTDEHQEREPFAETDEHVGVDTKELEDIAADIKEDLAAKRKRSEKIAKACSEIKNRVKNVLRTMQLKRQKRDYRISLKLPNVLEEFTTDEQKDEEGEGEKEEQIKIFQEQQKRWQQDKKGTERD is encoded by the exons ATGGCTGCCAAGGACCAGTTGGAGGCTCAAGTTATGGTCGCCCAGGAAATGGAGCTTACGG tttgtcttttttattttaatgcggGAAAGGCTCCAGTAAGTTATGAGCGTGAGGAAAGAAAACCTGTTACAGAGACAAAGGAGGGAGATGTAACTGATGAGCATCAGGAAAGAGAACCTTTTGCTGAAACAGATGAACACGTGGG GGTTGATACCAAGGAGCTAGAAGATATTGCAG CTGACATTAAAGAGGATCTTGctgcaaagagaaaaaggagtgaAAAGATTGCAAAAGCTTGCAGTGAAATAAAGAATAGAGTTAAAAACGTTTTGAGAACAATGCAACTAAAAAG GCAGAAACGTGATTACAGAATTTCTCTGAAGTTGCCGAATGTCCTTGAAGAGTTCACCACAGATGAGCAGAAagatgaggaaggagaaggagaaaaggaagaacaaatt aAGATATTTCAAGAGCAACAAAAGAGGTGGCAACAAGATAAGAAAGGAACTGAAAGAGATTGA